The following proteins are co-located in the Toxotes jaculatrix isolate fToxJac2 chromosome 9, fToxJac2.pri, whole genome shotgun sequence genome:
- the LOC121186783 gene encoding GTPase IMAP family member 8-like, giving the protein MAALHGTEPSLSPVVVLLLGEKQSGKSSAGNTILGRKAFHKKTTCSSKENGTIFGRQVTVVDTPGWLSHSATPDRVSQELRRGLVFCNGEPHAILLVLPITTTFSQEGWRAMEAQFRQLQILIWQRAMILFTHGDKLGGLSIQEHIERQGQTLHWLLERCGNRYQVMTNQPRASEGQVTELFEKIQKMIKANERPREIQYRMYTQLRRDVSMKGRQEELEMTVRHDVHDGRPRQMKQISSGSTYMLRGFPAGPVGLKPAIGLILLGRRKSGKSSAGNMILDREEFQTDIKTTRCSVGHGDVSRWSVTVVDTPGWSLFGLANPEQVQREISQSPSLCPERSKVTFLLAVPVDSFSKEDRKAVERYLSVLGNNVWLNTVVLFTYGEELRGKTIEKHIEEKGQSLQWVLDRCGHRHHVFHIKTGDKTEVTQLLEMVEQL; this is encoded by the exons ATGGCTGCCTTACACG GTACAGAGCCAAGCCTGTCCCCTGTGGTTGTGCTGTTACTGGGCGAGAAACAAAGTGGCAAGAGCTCAGCAGGAAACACCATCCTGGGTAGAAAAGCCTTTCACAAGAAAACAACTTGCAGCTCCAAGGAGAATGGCACCATCTTTGGAAGACAG GTGACGGTGGTGGACACCCCAGGGTGGCTGTCCCACTCCGCCACTCCAGACAGAGTGTCCCAGGAGCTCCGTAGAGGTCTGGTCTTCTGCAACGGAGAACCCCATGCCATCCTGCTGGTGCTGCCTATCACCACCACCTTCAGCCAGGAAGGGTGGAGGGCGATGGAGGCCCAATTCAGACAGCTCCAAATCCTCATATGGCAGCGAGCCATGATCCTCTTCACGCATGGAGATAAGTTAG GAGGCCTGTCTATCCAGGAGCACATAGAACGACAAGGCCAGACTCTTCACTGGCTGCTGGAGCGATGTGGGAACAGGTACCAGGTTATGACCAACCAGCCCAGGGCCTCAGAGGGTCAGGTTACAGAGCTCTTTGAGAAGATCCAGAAGATGATCAAGGCTAACGAGCGTCCCAGGGAAATCCAGTACAGGATGTACACCCAGCTGAGACGAGATGTGAGCATGAAGGGAAGACAAGAGGAGCTAGAAATGACAGTGAGGCATGATGTGCATGACGGGAGGCCAAGACAAATGAAGCAGATATCCTCAGGATCGACATACATGCTCAGAG GATTCCCAGCAGGGCCAGTTGGTCTTAAGCCTGCTATTGGCCTCATCTTGCTGGGAAGGAGAAAATCAGGCAAGAGCTCAGCAGGCAATATGATCCTGGACAGAGAAGAGTTTCAGACTGACATTAAGACCACCAGGTGCTCTGTAGGCCACGGGGACGTGTCAAGGTGGTCTGTCACGGTGGTGGACACCCCTGGGTGGAGTCTGTTTGGTCTGGCCAATCCTGAGCAGGTCCAGAGGGAGATCAGTCAGagcccttctctctgtcctgagAGAAGCAAAGTGACGTTCCTGCTGGCTGTGCCAGTGGATTCATTCAGCAAGGAAGACAGGAAAGCTGTGGAGAGGTACCTCAGTGTTTTGGGGAACAATGTGTGGTTAAACACTGTGGTATTGTTCACCTACGGAGAAGAGCTGAGAGGAAAGACAATAGAGAAACACATAGAGGAGAAGGGGCAGTCTCTTCAGTGGGTGCTGGACAGATGTGGCCACCGGCATCATGTGTTTCATATaaaaacaggagacaaaacTGAAGTAACTCAGCTACTGGAGATGGTTGAGCAACTATag
- the LOC121186869 gene encoding TLC domain-containing protein 3A-like, whose protein sequence is MSAALACGAVVFPGLFYTFRKILKSTFTHWTDADVVSVSERLVSAIHASLATAAGVTVVTSCKDVMTDSHWLVNQFVLFGAPYMAHDIYAMYLSHFYTRRVKGHASAHHSLQTLMAFLSKDWTLVLHHLALLLVFMPITLFFRRGLGDFFVGCLFNAEFSTPFISIGKILIQLGLDNTRLHRINGIVVLLSFFMCRILVFPYMYWMYGRQFGIPLHRVPFHLPLQCNVGNLVILAPQIYWFILLLKKANRLYLRQKRG, encoded by the exons ATGTCTGCAGCCTTAGCATGTGGAGCTGTGGTGTTTCCAGGCCTTTTCTACACCTTCAGGAAAATACTGAAATCAACTTTCACACACTGGACTGATGCGGACGTGGTTTCGGTCAGTGAGAG gCTTGTTTCTGCCATTCATGCATCTTTGGCTACTGCAGCTGGAGTGACAGTCGTGACATCCTGCAAGGATGTCATGACTGACAG TCACTGGCTGGTCAATCAGTTTGTTCTCTTTGGAGCTCCCTACATGGCTCATGACATTTATGCCATGTATCTAAGTCACTTTTATACTcggagggtcaaaggtcatgccAGTGCACACCACTCTCTTCAGACATTGATGGCTTTCCTCTCCAAGGACTGGACGTTGGTCCTCCATCACCTGGCGCTGCTCCTGGTTTTCATGCCCATTACTCTG TTCTTCAGAAGAGGACTGGGGGATTTCTTTGTTGGCTGCCTGTTCAATGCAGAGTTCAGCACTCCTTTCATCTCGATAGGAAAGATCCTCATCCAG CTGGGTCTTGACAACACCAGGCTGCACAGAATCAATGGCATCGTTGTCCTCCTGAGTTTCTTCATGTGTCGGATCCTGGTCTTCCCCTACATGTACTGGATGTATGGCCGGCAGTTTGGGATTCCCCTCCACAGAGTGCCCTTCCATCTGCCTCTGCAATGCAATGTGGGTAACCTGGTGATCCTGGCTCCACAGATATACTGGTTTATCCTGCTGCTGAAGAAGGCTAACCGACTCTACCTGAGACAGAAGAGAGGGTAA
- the dhrs13b.2 gene encoding tapasin-related protein, giving the protein MGLILKILIYLYLCAGVLSIHEMPWLPCQFTDENVFVNKEGHTETQLIQREAMVQFGQKGDAPINPHAITFLITGSKLDLRRYVEEVEAEQLECELRRYSTMGIYVRWPVQGAQNYNEWFSCTIKHSKRLFTVTGFLRHPSDQPPPGEQDYRSWRAIGDREILTTTVAMVIKTLTPSVKAGLSSQQKLHCQFALDHKGPNVTVDWHWQHRGERTRLFSHTSRSGQTHGTGVGLKSLAGGDASYTLPFTKMSSEGTYVCSVSVNPLLASLDMQLHIEEPPRVSINIGPKLSLQEGEDQKVVCDAESYFPLDVEIVWYVQDPAVSGQRVGAPLPKVLPNVLLSSHKHNQDKTYSVSAFFYLQASLRDSGRQFICSVSHQSLRVPIKKSFILTVEEPSSWLFNLTVGVVVVTLLAILYVMLQYLHSAKKKSVQKKPY; this is encoded by the exons ATGGGTTTAATCTTAAAGATCCTTATTTACTTGTACCTTTGTGCAG GTGTCCTGTCCATCCATGAGATGCCATGGCTGCCCTGTCAGTTCACTGATgagaatgtgtttgtgaataAAGAGGGTCACACCGAGACTCAGCTCATCCAGCGAGAGGCTATGGTGCAGTTTGGTCAAAAAGGAGACGCTCCGATTAACCCACATGCTATCACTTTCCTGATCACAG GATCTAAGTTGGACCTGCGGCGAtatgtggaggaggtggaggcagagcagTTGGAGTGTGAGCTGCGTAGATACAGTACAATGGGCATCTATGTCCGCTGGCCTGTCCAGGGGGCTCAGAACTACAACGAGTGGTTCAGCTGCACCATAAAACACAGCAAGCGCCTGTTCACCGTCACTGGCTTCCTCAGACACCCATCTGACCAACCACCGCCAGGAGAGCAGGACTACCGCAGTTGGCGTGCCATCGGGGATCGAGAGATACTCACAACAACAG TTGCTATGGTCATTAAAACATTAACTCCATCAGTGAAAGCGGGCCTGAGCTCCCAGCAGAAGCTTCATTGCCAGTTTGCTCTTGACCACAAGGGACCAAATGTCACTGTGGACTGGCACTGGCAACATCGTGGGGAGAGAACAAGACTCTTCAGCCATACCAGCCGCTCAGGACAAACCCATGGGACTGGGGTTGGGCTGAAGAGCCTTGCAGGCGGGGATGCTTCCTACACCCTCCCCTTCACCAAGATGAGCAGTGAAGGGACGTACGTttgttcagtgtcagtgaatCCACTGCTCGCCAGTTTGGACATGCAACTGCATATTGAAG AACCTCCTCGTGTCTCTATCAACATTGGACCCAAACTCTCTCTGCAGGAGGGTGAGGACCAGAAGGTTGTTTGTGATGCAGAGAGCTATTTCCCTCTGGACGTGGAGATAGTTTGGTATGTTCAAGACCCGGCAGTGTCGGGCCAGAGGGTCGGCGCTCCTCTCCCCAAGGTGCTCCCAAACGTTCTGCTGTCcagccacaaacacaaccaGGACAAGACCTACTCTGTGTCGGCCTTCTTCTACCTCCAGGCTTCGCTCAGGGACTCAGGGAGACAGTTTATTTGCAGTGTTTCCCACCAGTCGCTGAGAGTGCCCATCAAGAAGAGCTTCATTCTGACTGTTGAAG aGCCAAGCAGCTGGCTTTTTAACCTCACTGTTGGTGTCGTTGTGGTCACACTGCTGGCCATCCTGTATGTGATGCTGCAGTACCTGCACTCAG caaaaaagaaatcagtgcag aaaaAACCATACTGA
- the gemin4 gene encoding gem-associated protein 4, translating to MMMDKGSAVLQGAFLLANKKCLPSSLSSLQKADWSRVGHLVVEAVREICGQDELCGHSNTVSGCWKKKIVCVVWLKLLCRQADEDVETSWRENPFFPLQNGLPEINHVVLLELVRSLAAADIFAHFLLCLPQSQICTELERLTQHVKSSPTREDDVRFFLEVWWELWKGRNEQRAGGKESIEAMFADQFARLSSKSSGLSPQAAKRLKLDTSDQLSLSPAIDVLRILLHGLKDLKDHISSTDLCLQALSISLDSLYTTLLIDQDVILPTQEKMHMLSKAVSIREKNDETLSPELIQEAQRDLRASHSPSRFQPSRMKLGEALKIITDLTQFWINSGLLKVYDSAALSYPAFKLEQSVQRVLTASEEADLSESMTETDVQETEKNKLTGLLKSLTFPVIQTTPAVDAKVTTIIISHRLEDYQSFAVLFASEKSWASCDEHWLDCLDKNQAAFQQHDTLINLASTLMSKLHSESPNVSQCRKLMKVVADIFSALSLEDKNKSLAAMLRLSPRGFFGHSVPSAVTDGFEQELNMAFNCIIQAGGGASAAASQGNLNTAACLVARVAFQNPEAALRSCCHSAIFNKGAFSLMAKILQQLPGLRGRRGRKDEDEYNEKERREANDNIDEGKEPVSGGSLLCRCLQEIIKTKSLLASEKEQFLRFLGLLMMPVIAIEGEERRQCFLPPQEVVSVFVLPNLSTMGHSSFDVELSVQLLHTALCVDTQDPASSPHWVLDCSPFPLLYVLAQLHNQALRFWEEPTEGAVHHWSMDTKELLVSVLDTLGQVVGAEVAAAPSSWSRALSWLYNKMEELDWTVRFHLKPVWGEHFKNEVPLSLLTVCDLPEQEWSGLDLPQYGQGSGLLAWMECCCISDSLQSTMLSCLSLDQRRPDHVSMFSKGLLVALTQTLPWCSISQWSRLLGALRELITSGRLHVPFSLEYVDYLPLLDLRRFSCELRLSVLLLRVLQFLCGSSCSHWLSVDGWAHVGRLYAHAVRDVINSVRAKLPLPSSASMPPKTPACRDSNPSCASVKASKMSKDSVKEAESPPLKSRESQMDEEVDTVPSQEVLFVLSQLFCHVQHVQVMMPGGQCEPLFLSSLEILSHYEAIMAAFPGSSSPLESDNTRHFFSTITDNLENQEMKVVLQQKIAQLVSSDTH from the exons ATGATGATGGACAAAG GTTCAGCAGTTCTTCAGGGTGCTTTCCTCTTGGCTAATAAGAAGTGTCTCCCTTCGTCCCTGTCCTCCCTGCAGAAAGCTGACTGGAGCAGGGTGGGACACCTGGTCGTGGAGGCAGTCAGAGAAATCTGTGGACAGGATGAACTCTGTGGTCATTCCAACACAGTGTCTGGCTGCTGGAAAAAGAAGatagtttgtgttgtgtggttGAAGCTGTTGTGCAGACAGGCTGACGAGGACGTGGAGACATCGTGGAGGGAGAAccctttcttccctctccagAATGGCCTCCCTGAGATCAACCATGTTGTCCTGCTGGAGCTGGTGAGGTCTCTGGCAGCTGCAGATATTTTTGCccattttcttctgtgtcttCCTCAATCTCAGATCTGCACTGAGCTTGAGAGGCTGACGCAACATGTGAAAAGCAGCCCTACTAGGGAGGATGATGTCCGATTTTTTCTGGAGGTGTGGTGGGAGCTGTGGAAAGGCAGAAAtgaacagagagcaggaggaaaggaAAGCATAGAGGCAATGTTTGCCGACCAGTTTGCTCGTCTGTCTTCCAAGTCCTCCGGTCTGTCCCCTCAGGCTGCCAAGAGGTTAAAGCTTGACACATCAGATCAACTATCATTGTCACCAGCCATTGATGTCCTGCGCATTCTCCTTCATGGACTTAAAGACCTGAAAGATCACATATCCTCAACAGATCTCTGTCTCCAGGCCCTCTCCATTTCCCTGGACTCTCTTTACACCACCTTGCTAATAGACCAAGACGTCATACTTCCGACTCAAGAGAAGATGCACATGTTGTCTAAAGCTGTCAGCATCAGAGAAAAGAACGATGAGACACTGAGCCCTGAACTCATTCAGGAGGCTCAGAGAGACCTCCGTGCTTCTCACTCACCATCTCGGTTTCAACCAAGCAGGATGAAGCTCGGGGAAGCCTTGAAGATTATAACAGACCTCACACAGTTTTGGATTAACAGTGGGCTCCTGAAAGTGTATGACAGTGCTGCTCTTAGTTACCCTGCGTTTAAACTAGAACAAAGTGTCCAGAGAGTCCTCACAGCTTCAGAGGAAGCAGACTTGTCTGAAAGCATGACTGAAACGGATGttcaggagacagagaagaataAGCTCACAGGTTTGCTAAAGTCACTGACATTCCCTGTCATACAGACAACCCCTGCGGTGGATGCAAAGGTCACTACGATCATCATAAGTCACCGCCTGGAAGACTACCAGAGCTTTGCTGTGTTATTTGCCAGTGAGAAGAGCTGGGCCTCCTGTGATGAGCACTGGCTGGACTGCCTGGACAAGAACCAAGCAGCCTTCCAGCAGCACGATACACTGATCAACCTCGCCTCCACCCTCATGAGCAAACTCCACAGCGAGAGCCCAAACGTGAGCCAGTGCAGGAAGCTGATGAAAGTTGTTGCAGACATTTTCTCAGCACTTTCGTTAGAAGACAAGAACAAATCCTTGGCTGCCATGTTGAGATTGTCCCCCAGGGGTTTCTTTGGGCATTCTGTTCCCTCTGCTGTGACTGATGGGTTTGAGCAGGAGCTCAACATGGCATTCAACTGCATCATCCAAGCAGGGGGTGGAGCGTCAGCAGCAGCGTCGCAGGGCAATCTGAATACAGCAGCCTGTTTAGTAGCGAGAGTGGCCTTTCAGAACCCGGAGGCCGCTTTGAGGTCATGTTGTCATTCCGCTATTTTCAACAAGGGGGCGTTTTCTCTAATGGCCAAGATCCTTCAGCAGCTGCCTGGACTCAGAGGACggaggggaagaaaagatgaagatgaatataatgaaaaagaaagaagagaggcaAATGACAACATAGATGAAGGAAAGGAGCCTGTGAGTGGTGGAAGCCTCCTCTGCAGGTGTCTGCAGGAGATCATCAAGACCAAATCACTGTTGGCCAGTGAAAAAGAGCAGTTCCTCAGGTTTCTGGGTCTGCTGATGATGCCAGTCATAGCGATtgagggagaagaaaggaggcaGTGCTTTCTGCCACCTCAGGAGGTCGTGAGCGTCTTCGTCCTGCCAAACCTTTCCACTATGG GTCACAGCTCCTTTGATGTAGAACTGAGTGTGCAGCTTCTCCACACTGCTTTGTGTGTGGATACACAGGATCCAGCCTCTTCTCCCCACTGGGTGTTGGACTGCTCTCCCTTTCCTCTGCTTTACGTCCTAGCTCAGCTGCACAACCAGGCTCTCAG GTTTTGGGAGGAGCCAACAGAGGGTGCTGTCCACCACTGGTCCATGGACACCAAGGAGCTGCTGGTGTCCGTACTGGACACACTGGGGCAGGTGGTGGGTGCAGAGGTGGCAGCAGCCCCCAGCAGCTGGTCCAGAGCTCTTTCCTGGCTCTACAACAAGATGGAGGAACTGGACTGGACAGTTCGGTTCCACCTGAAGCCTGTGTGGGGGGAacactttaaaaatgaagtTCCCTTGTCTCTGCTGACCGTGTGTGATTTACCTGAGCAG GAGTGGTCAGGTTTGGACCTGCCTCAGTACGGCCAGGGCAGCGGCCTTTTGGCATGGATGGAGTGCTGCTGTATATCAGACTCCCTGCAGTCCACCATGTTGTCGTGTCTCTCTCTGGACCAGCGCCGGCCCGACCACGTCAGCATGTTCAGCAAAGGCCTGCTGGTGGCTCTGACCCAGACTCTGCCATGGTGCTCCATCTCCCAGTGGTCCAGGCTGCTGGGAGCCCTGAGGGAGCTGATCACCTCCGGACGCCTCCACGTCCCCTTCTCGCTTGAGTATGTGGACTATCTGCCCCTCCTGGATCTGAGGAGGTTTTCGTGTGAGCTCCGCCTGTCAGTCCTTCTGCTTCGAGTCCTTCAGTTCCTCTGTGGATCCAGCTGCTCACACTGGCTGTCCGTGGACGGTTGGGCACATGTTGGCAGGTTATACGCTCATGCTGTGAGAGACGTGATAAACTCAGTAAGAGCCAAGCTGCCTCTTCCATCATCTGCCTCAATGCCTCCAAAAACACCAGCATGTAGAGACTCAAATCCTTCCTGCGCTTCAGTCAAAGCTTCTAAAATGTCCAAAGACTCTGTGAAAGAAGCAGAAAGCCCTCCGCTGAAATCAAGAGAGTCACAAATGGACGAGGAGGTGGACACAGTTCCCAGCCAGGAAGTCCTTTTTGTCCTCAGCCAGCTCTTCTGCCATGTTCAGCATGTCCAG GTGATGATGCCAGGAGGCCAGTGCGAGCCGTTGTTCCTGTCCAGTTTGGAGATCCTCAGTCACTACGAAGCCATCATGGCCGCCTttccaggcagcagcagcccgCTGGAGAGCGACAACACCCGACACTTCTTCTCCACCATCACAGACAACCTGGAGAACCAGGAGATGAAGGTCGTACTGCAGCAGAAGATCGCTCAGCTCGTGtcatcagacacacactga